In Pocillopora verrucosa isolate sample1 chromosome 13, ASM3666991v2, whole genome shotgun sequence, one genomic interval encodes:
- the LOC131777083 gene encoding pyroglutamylated RF-amide peptide receptor-like, with the protein MNATFGNLTFNGTEYSGSWTDKIEMFSLLVYVVVFGVGGVLDIFVIYVMLRSGQLRKNFASFLLFHLSVTHLLFHFVIVMNFYRGLFKGDIQSCKAFAFVDRACPAAIFSTLAAIAWDRLKNILQPFKSLIYKPLRSYLIMTGVIWAYAVLSSISFVHSVKVRTVNYCRAENNSDSCRQYMFCDTSRSTRQIQLSETIYFFVAFIMPLSYIAVAYTRIAVRLWNRSKNGAIHSAVAKHKSKSIRLLVVAVFGFVLCWGPSILGSMLDKFQVFDGVPGVTKYFLMIWFMFIAPASSSCVSTAVYAFFCPEFRKNSIKFACCCCYCCCCCKSSRNHRISPDDEIRLQTRTWQTLIRRQQVDQK; encoded by the coding sequence ATGAATGCGACATTTGGAAATTTGACTTTTAATGGCACAGAGTACTCCGGTTCATGGACagataaaattgaaatgttttctttgcttgTCTACGTCGTCGTGTTCGGAGTCGGCGGCGTGTTAGACATTTTTGTCATCTACGTAATGTTACGAAGTGGACAACTAAGGAAAAATTTTGCCagctttttactttttcatttatctgtGACTCATCTACTGTTTCATTTTGTAATCGTCATGAATTTTTACAGGGGTCTGTTTAAAGGAGATATTCAGTCTTGTAAGGCGTTTGCCTTTGTCGACCGCGCATGCCCAGCCGCTATTTTTAGCACGTTAGCTGCTATTGCGTGGGATAGACTCAAAAACATCTTACAGCCTTTTAAGAGTCTGATTTACAAACCCCTTCGTTCATATTTAATAATGACTGGAGTCATTTGGGCCTATGCTGTGTTATCTTCCATTTCGTTTGTTCACAGTGTGAAGGTACGGACTGTGAACTATTGTCGGGCAGAAAACAACAGTGATTCATGTAGACAGTATATGTTCTGCGACACATCGCGATCTACTCGGCAAATTCAGCTTTCTGAGacgatttatttttttgtggcgTTTATCATGCCTCTTTCCTATATAGCAGTTGCGTACACAAGAATTGCAGTTCGCTTGTGGAACAGAAGCAAAAATGGAGCTATTCACAGCGCTGTGGCGAAACACAAGTCAAAATCTATTCGCTTGTTGGTTGTAGCCGTGTTTGGCTTCGTTCTTTGCTGGGGACCAAGTATTTTGGGCAGCATGTTagataaatttcaagtttttgacGGAGTGCCTGGAGTgacgaaatattttttaatgatatGGTTCATGTTTATCGCACCAGCATCAAGCTCTTGTGTTAGTACTGCTGTATACGCTTTTTTTTGCCCTGAATTTAGGAAAAATAGCATCaaatttgcttgttgttgttgttattgttgttgctgctgtaaATCGTCTCGTAATCACCGGATTAGTCCCGATGACGAGATACGTTTACAAACGAGAACGTGGCAAACTTTGATACGAAGACAGCAGGTCGatcagaaataa
- the LOC131777067 gene encoding lupus La protein encodes MAENDAVNGNKEAPTDLEKKIIKQVEFYFGDKNLPKDRFLRQKAEEDDGWITLECLATFNRLKALSADTDVIANALRKSDAGLVEITEDNKKIRRVSSKPLPENTVEARQTAKSKTVYCKGFPKDSSLDQLEEFFASYGKVIYIIMRKDLERAFKGSVFVEFATVDEAKAFTSLESVKFNDEELIKMMKGDYYKKKERENPHKKEENKRKAEKNDDAKETKEESKEDAEEKEEALKYDSGCVLHFKNVGEQTSREDLKSLFGEHEDIAWVDFTRGETEGFIRFSKEGGAQRAIDALKEANDGKILIRDVETTLRVLEGEEEKNYWLKTKEDREKAKQKKGRKFKGGQGGRGGRPQRKRRTSDRLEGKRNDGNDEKSTATHTRFDEGEPSAKKTKTDDD; translated from the exons ttttactttggAGATAAAAATCTTCCCAAGGATAGGTTTCTGAGACAAAAAGCTGAAGAAGATGATGGAT GGATAACATTGGAGTGTCTTGCAACGTTTAACAGACTCAAG GCATTATCAGCAGATACAGATGTGATTGCAAACGCTTTGAGAAAATCAGATGCAGGACTTGTCGAG ATCACTGAGGATAACAAGAAAATAAGACGAGTCTCGTCCAAACCTCTCCCAGAGAACACTGTTGAAGCAAGACAAACTGCAAAGAGCAAAACAGTCTATTGT AAAGGGTTCCCCAAAGATTCCAGTCTTGATCAACTGGAGGAATTCTTTGCTAGTTATGGAAAG GTTATTTATATCATCATGCGAAAAGATTTGGAACGTGCGTTCAAAGGATCTGTGTTTGTAGAATTTGCGACTGTTGATGAAGCAAAAGCCTTCACGTCTCTGGAGTCAGTGAAGTTCAATGACGAGGAACTGATTAAAATGATGAA GGGTGATTACtataagaagaaagaaagagaaaatccTCACAAGAAAGAGGAGAACAAGAGAAAGGCCGA aaaaaatgacgatgcaaaagaaacgaaagaagaaagcaaagaaGATGCAGAGGAAAAAGAG GAGGCCTTGAAGTATGACAGTGGCTGTGTGCTGCATTTCAAAAATGTAGGCGAACAGACATCTCGTGAAGACCTGAAG AGTCTGTTCGGTGAGCATGAAGATATCGCTTGGGTGGACTTCACCAGAGGAGAAACAGAG GGCTTCATTCGTTTCTCTAAAGAGGGAGGAGCCCAGCGAGCCATTGACGCTCTAAAGGAAGCAAACGACGGTAAAATACTCATCAGGGATGTGGAAACAACTCTTCGGGTCCTAGAAG gtgaggaagaaaagaattattggttaaaaacaaaagaagacagagaaaaagCCAAGCAGAAGAAAG gaaggaAATTTAAAGGAGGACAAGGCGGTCGAGGTGGTCGGCCTCAAAGAAAAAGACGAACTTCCGACAGGCTGGAAGGAAAACGAAACGATGGAAACGACGAAAAATCGACAGCGACTCACACGAGATTTGATGAAGGGGAACCTTCCGCTAAGAAAACGAAGACAGACGATGATTGA